The following is a genomic window from Dermatophilaceae bacterium Soc4.6.
CCAGCGGGGTCGACGGCCGGGTCTCCATCGAGGTCGATCCCCGCCTGGCCCACGACACGAACAGGACGATCGAGCAGGCGAAGCAGCTGCGGGACGCGGTCAACCGCGACAACGTGCTCATCAAGATCCCTGCCACCGTCGAGGGGCTGCCCGCCATCACGGCCGTCATCGCCGAGGGCATCAGCGTCAACGTCACCCTCATCTTCTCGCTCGAGCGCTACCGCGCCGTGATGAACGCCTACCTCGAGGGGCTCGAGCAGGCGCACACGGCCGGCAAGGACCTGAGCGTCATCCAGTCGGTTGCCTCCTTCTTCGTCTCGCGTGTCGACACCGAGATCGACAAGCGGCTCGACGCCATCGACACCGACGAGGCGCGTGCCCTCAAGGGCCAAGCCGGTGTCGCCAACGCGCGCCTCGCCTACCAGGCCTACGAGGAGGTCTTCTCGACCCCTCGCTGGGAGTCACTGAAGGCGGCCGGTGCCCAGCCGCAGCGACCGCTGTGGGCCTCGACCGGCGTCAAGGACCCGGCCTACCGCGACACGATGTACGTCGTCGACCTCGTCGCCCCCGGCATCGTCAACACGATGCCCGAGAAGACGCTCGACGCCACGGCCGACCACGGTGAGGTCTCCGGTGACACCATCACCGGCTACTACGCGC
Proteins encoded in this region:
- the tal gene encoding transaldolase, translating into MTNANLQALSDAGVSIWLDDLSRDRLNTGNLAELVKTRNVVGVTTNPSIFQAALSKGIAYDDQVAQLAAAGKDVEEAVFAMTTDDVRNACDVFSTLFTDTSGVDGRVSIEVDPRLAHDTNRTIEQAKQLRDAVNRDNVLIKIPATVEGLPAITAVIAEGISVNVTLIFSLERYRAVMNAYLEGLEQAHTAGKDLSVIQSVASFFVSRVDTEIDKRLDAIDTDEARALKGQAGVANARLAYQAYEEVFSTPRWESLKAAGAQPQRPLWASTGVKDPAYRDTMYVVDLVAPGIVNTMPEKTLDATADHGEVSGDTITGYYAQAQKVLDDLSGLGVSYPDVVALLEVEGVDKFEQAWGELLETVTANLEKAGK